Part of the Vigna angularis cultivar LongXiaoDou No.4 chromosome 1, ASM1680809v1, whole genome shotgun sequence genome, GGAGAAGCCCACCAAAATGCAGAATAAGACCATTAAAGCTCTTGCAGAAAAAGATAAACCCGACAAAGGCAGATTGAACATGTAAATCTGAACATTGATTTCACTTATTTCAACATCCCAGACTCATCTGTTTGTCAAGCGGTACCTATCTCGATCCAGAGAAAGTCTTCCGGCTCCTCCTTGTGCGTGCATTCGTATGAGTCCTTTGTCCACGGCAGGGTAAGTTATCCACATGCCTGATCCCTCGGTAGCACTGAATGCCCACCAACCTTACCACATCTCTCTCAACACACTTTTTCTGAAACACACATACAAGTAGAAAATGAGAAGGCAGAAAtaaattaaacctattttataaGTTAGAATCAAATCATACAGTACACATTTTACAGAAGCTCTTTCATCTGACTTCTCTGAAAACCTATACACATACGTTGATCTTAACCAACGAGAAAGTTTGACTCATTTTGCTTTGAGTGAATTATACTGACACCCTCCTTTTTCCATCCCTAACTGTCCTTAATCATCTGAAGACATTATACTGACACCCCTAATAGACCACTTACTCGTTACACTAACCTTCCTTAGTTGTTTAAGAAAACATACATTACAGGGTGTGCCCATGTACCCAGTAAAGGAGGTTTGCGCACAACGCCGCCGAACATGATAGAGAATAATAGGAGTTTTGCGAAGTCTCGAAAGTAAGGTGCAATTTACTCTTTCTTTGGTTTTTTGTATTTGTGTGCAAACAACATAGAGTAATTTATGCAAAGAGGCGTAAAAAAGGTGGGAAGAAAATACCAAATCGTTTCCGATCAAGTACTTGGCGAGCAACTCGCGAATGGAATAGAGTTCCCTCTTGCTGAGATCCTTCACGAATTTGTTCTCAACTCCGAGCTCGCACACGATGTGGTGCGCTTTCGAGCGCCCTATTCCGTGCAGGTGCTGGAGAGCGTACTCCAGACGCTTATTGTCGGGGATCTCGCCTCCCATACCGCCTCCGATGTTGATGTTCTGCACGCGCACACCTCGAAGCTGCAAAACGGGAGAGAAAAGGACAACGTGAATCTCCAGAATGTTCGACAAAGCCCTAGGCGAAGGCGAATTGAGCCAAAGGAGAATTTACCGATAAGTTTTGGCGGAGGCGGAGAGCGACGTCGGAGAAGATTCGGGCGGAGCCGAACATGTTGGAGTGGGAGGAATTGAAGATGCGACTGAGGAGAGGGAAAAAGGTAAGAGAAGATGCTTTCAAGTATGGTGTGTGATGACTGCAGCGGGAGGAGACGTATGCCGAAGTCGGAAGCCACCACGAAAATACCAAACCTTTGTATTTCGACGATCCAGATACTGTATTGGCGTATAGGAAAGGAAAGGACTTGTATTTGTTGATTGTATTTTGAAGTAAACTACTGTATTCCGTTGCCtgctttcaattttttaatatcttctCACTCCAGatattatttttgtacttttatTGTAGGGAAGTTAGGTCAAGTCTGAAATGGCCACTCCTTCTAAACTGTATTGAGCATTTTGAAGGAACAATTGAAGTTAGGTAAAATTTTACAGgtgtaattaattattgtattatttttaacgGGAATCCTAATCAGTGTCCATTTAGgtaaaattaatgattttttattccaaaatctcgaataattaactttattaattaaaataatataaatctatatagataaagataaaaatgtttttttatcttttatacacgtataatgatttttaaacacaaaataattGCTTTAGAATTTTTAGCATCTTTATCAATAAGTAAACAAAAACATCTCTTGTAGGCTTAATACTGAAGTTTAAAATGTGAAAACTGTAAAAGTTTGAAAGATACagtcttttctttgtattattttttgtcacttctttaaattaatttttcttgtttattttaaatatgttaaatatgtgTGAGTGTTAaatatgatgataaaaaaatttccaaTTTTCATTGCTATTTTTCATActgtttttgcttttgctcagTTAGATCGAGGAAAATAAATCATGTAATCTCCAAGGACACTTTTGCTTTCTTGCTTAACTTAAGCTTTTTTTTAAAGACagacaattaaaaagaaagaaaaactgtACAATAAGatgaaacttattttattattttgtaatttttttaaacttctttttgtgtgtataaaataaataatcaattacaatTATAGAACacatatgaatatttttatcttttgaataaaataaaattgcattAATAGTTATTGAGTCATAATTCATTAACGTCAAAATTATCAATGAGTTTTTGTAAAACTTAATGTTTGTTAATTAACGAGTGTCTTTAAGGCTTTGGTTAGTATGATCCTATTTTTAATGTTAGTTAAGTTATATTTTAGcttcttatatatttattaaaacaataaatgtttCTTTCCATGACTTTATATGAAATTACtagttgtgtttgtttttttagaaTGAGTTTAGAAGAATatatttgagtaaattttatGAGAAAATGGGGGCCTGATAATGGCGCTGTAATTCAAAAGTtcaaaatgatgagaaaaagaaacgTATCCGCAAATCCAGGGTATCCTCGTGGATCTTTCGTGTTGAATAAAGGGCCCCATTAGAAGCAAACCAATTGAACATGATCTTAGCCGCTAATCACCGAAGTAAAACTCCACTCAGATTACTAATCTTTTCCAAAATTGAAAACCAAGGAAAGGAACTCTTCACTGAACTATAAGCAAACCCTCGAGGCGTTGCGTAGCAGCTTAGGGATTGTTCGAGTCAAACGCTTCATTTTCGAAGATGAAAGCAGTCTCCGATTGGATCGATTCTTGTTCCAAAGAGCAATTGACGACGTATCAAGAATGGTTCATCTTAGCCGATTCAGGTTTTACTGCTTCGCTTCCTTTCATTCTTCAACTCCATTCGCATTCGGATGTAActcattctttttctcttttcttctcttatttgATCGTAGACGGAGATGGCCGTATCTCTGGAAATGATGCAACCAAGTTCTTTGCTCTCTCCAACTTGTCTCGCTCCCAACTCAAGCAGGTATATATTCCTTTTCTTAtcattcatttttcaatttacaACGACTCTTAAATTTTTATGCCATTCAACTAGTTTAATTGTATTTCCGATTTTAGTGAAATTTAATCTATACTTGCTTAATTGCTCTCCGTAGGTTTGGGCTATCGCTGATGCTAAAAGACAAGGATTTCTAGGTTTTCAAGAGTTTGTTATCGCAATGCAGGTTCGGATTTTTAAATACCGACTCTTTCTTTAATATGGATAATCTGCTATCAGAATCTTACTTTaaaattgaatgtttttttaataaacagcTGGTTGCGCTCGCACAAGCAGGATACGATATCAACTCAGATATCCTTAAAGCGGAAAGTAAGTTCACCTATATAATGTCATTCATACTGGCCATTTGTTTGTGTTGATCTTTACCTTATCAGATACTTGCCCACATTTTTTCTGGAATGACATGTTTCGCATGTGGTGGTAAGAATACTTAAGTGAGATCCCATATCATGGCCGATTTTATACGTGGGCTGTGAATCACTTGGCGTGATACGAGTCATTCGTTGTATCACTGCAAGGCTGAATTAACTGAAATATGTATGTGTAAAAGAAAGTTCATTTACTTCACTATTGAGGTTTATTTCTCAAGTCCTATAAATCAAAAATTCATGCAATACTGAAGGAGAAACAGGCTTGGGGAAATCTACTGGTCCTGATACTTACAGAAATGGATAACCTGCCAGACTTATTGAGCCTTGTGAACTGGAAGGGTGTTGATCTCAATGAATAACGGTTCAAAATATTGGTGCAAAGGGAATATATGTTATCTATTAGATTCAGAGATACAAGTTTCTCTTCTGTCTAAATTCGTAGTCTGTCGTTCCAAATACTTTGTAGTATTCAGTATTCACTCTTTCcaatgcattttattttttccatttcttttgatTTCAGTTAACAAGGAAAATATTAAATCTCCAGTAATGGAAGGGCTTGATGGTTTAATAGATGTGAGCAATTTGTGTACCTCACCTTGTctttatttaacaattaaataattttaatactgttgattatttttctaaatgttttacctttcctttttctttttcagcaGACAAAGAATTTGACATTACATTCCCAACCAGAGGCATTTGGTTAGACGTGTAATATTTTTTCCACATTCACGACATTGTACCGTGTAATTAATATTGATTCTATTATTTACTGATAATATGTAGGGACTGCTCAACCTCAGCCTTTGCCCCTCAATTCATGGGCTGCTCCAAAATCTGTGAAGAAAGTGAGTCACCCAAATCAATGCCCATTTGAACAACAATAAGTGGTTTGCTTTTAAAAGAGTTTAGAAAATGAAGTCACTTTGGTTTGTTCTTGAGAAGATTGTATGAATTAATGATACTTAATGTATGGTGCAAAAATTAACCGACAGCTTTAAATTAGTGAATGGTTGGATTACTTTAAGAGATTATGCATTCAGAATTGATAGCATTCTTCTTGCATATGTTCATTGCCATGACAAATCCGTTGATGTGTAAAAGGCAATATTGGATCAACATGATTCCtaagttaaaattattagtaaTGTGCGCTTGTGAACTCATTAATTTTGAAGCTCAATTACACAGGCCTTGTGTTACCTTAGTCGATTGCCAGGTATattctaattataaaattttggtCTATTTTAGTTACCTCTCAATGCAGTTACATCAATAATTGATGGTTTGAAGAGATTGTACGTGGAAAAGCTAAAGCCGTTGGAGGTCACTTATCAATTCAATGATTTTGTATCTCCATTATTGGTAAGCGACTTGTACACCCAATATACAAATAAAGTATCTCAAATTTTGTGAACTGTACATttatgcatattaattaattaacatgacTTATTATTCAGGTAAATGTGAAATATTCAGTTTAAGAATGTCTATGATTTGTCTTTCAGACCGACAGTGATTTTGATGCTAAACCAATGGTTATGCTTCTTGGTCAATATTCCACAGGGAAAACAACCTTCATAAAACATATGCTAAGATGCAATTATCCAGGTTGGTTGAGTCGTGGATAATCTAGCAGCCGCATTATTTGAAATCCTCCGTGCAAGTAATATATGAAGGcatataaattactttattgATCCTGTCTCCTGTTAATTATTCACACAGGTGCACACATTGGACCAGAGCCTACAACGGACAGATTTGTGGTTGTCATGGTACAATAATCCCCTTTTCTAGCATTGGCTTTGaaaattgttaatttgttaCCTTGTCATGTTCATTTGTGCTTTGCTTGCGCTCATGGAGGTTCAAAGTTGAATGTGTTTTTTACTTGTAGTCTGGTTCTGATGAAAGGAGTATTCCTGGAAATACAGTAGCTGTTGATGCTGCTATGCCTTTTAGTGGCCTGACAACTTTTGGTGGTTCATTTTTGTCAAAGTTCCAGTGTTCTCAACTGCCACATCCAGTGAGTTTTCTATATATGCTTACAACTTGTGTCATTTATTTGTCCTTGGACTTGAAGCAATTTTTTGTTTCAGCTGCTAGATGAAATAACATTTGTGGACACTCCTGGTGTCCTCTCTGGAGAAAAACAAAGGACTCAACGAAGTTATGACTTCACAGGTGTTATATCTTGGTTTGCTGCAAAATGTGATCTGATACTTCTGCTATTTGATCCTCACAAACTTGACATTAGTGATGAATTTAAACGTGTAATTGGGTCTCTACACGGTCATGATGACAAGATTCGTGTGGTTTTGAATAAAGCGGACCAAATTGATACTCAACAAGTAATGAACTGCCGTCAACTCTGTCTCCTGTTCTAGATAAATTTGTGATTTACTTTTGACTTATTTCCAATCCTCATTTTAATAACGTAGCTCATGAGAGTTTATGGAGCATTGATGTGGTCTCTGGGGAAAGTTCTGAATACTCCAGAAGTTATGCGTGTATATATTGGGTAGGTTTCATCTTTTACATATTGCTAATGATTTCTACTTTATTTACAATGACTCGATTTAAGTATTTAACCATTTATTTAAGATTGTACTGTCTTGTTGCAGTTGAACATTATTCGATCTCAGTTTTGTTGACCAATTGATTTGTCTTTTTAACACATTGTAGttgaaatttacttttaaaatgcTTAGCATTTGTTGAGGTTTCACATTGTTTTCATATCACATCTATTGATTCCTCTAATTTGTTCGCAAACATCAGTTGTaagtttattttacttttctttgcAGCTCATTTAATGATAAGCCTATAAACGAAGGATTTGTTGGCCCGTTAGGGCAGGAGCTCTTTGAAAAGGAACAGAATGATCTTCTTGCAGACTTGGTAGATATTCCAAGAAAGGCATGCGACAGTCGGGTATGGTCCTATTTTCATAATATTGTCTGACCTGGTATTTCAAATATGTGAATTAAGTGCGTATGGCAGGTCGTTCTATTAATCCTTCTAATACTTTTTTATCTtgtaatatattactttttgttTCTGGTTCTAAATTCTGAGGTGTTGGAACTGTGCAGATCAATGAATTTGTGAAACGTGCTAGATCTGCTAAAATTCATGCGTATCTAATTAGTCATCTTAGGAATGAGATGCCAGCAATGATGGGCAAAGCTAAGGCTCAACAAAGGCTTATAGAGAATCTTGAAGACGAATTTAAAAAGGTCTCTCCTTTCACTTCGTCTCCCTTGTTTCCTCTCATTTATTAATTCTTATCATATATGATACAGGTTCAAAGGCAGTTTCATCTACCAGCTGGTGATTTTCCCGATGTAGAACACTTCAGAGAGATTTTGAGTAGCTATAGCATTGACAAATTTGAGAAACTAAAGCCCAAAATGATTCAAGCGGTTGATGACATGCTTGGATACGAAATACCAGAGTTATTAAAAAAGTTCAGAAATCCTTATGATTGAATTAAcaaagtttttcattttatgattgtttttaggctgagattttttatataaatgattaattttttcatgTCTCAATGTCTATCGTAGTGTACGCCATGGGCAATCCATAGTGAAATTTACTATGTAAAAGCCGTTAAttatattctatttatttttatttttctcctcGGTCATACCTCAATTTCCACACACCATATCGAATCTACAATATTGAATGTTTGACTTTGTAATTatcaaaaatttaatatgaaataaaagaaagaaaaattaatggaAATCGAGCACTGtttgttgaaataaaaattagagaaggaaataaaaaattgaaacggtatatatatgtatatatggtTTTAGACCAATCTGGTTTCGTCAAGCTTAAACCCTCTCACCAACAAGATTAGGATGGTCTatctacacaaaaaaaaaaaaacacttttatttgttatataaccatttaaaaaatatgtgtattttaaaatatgtgaataagtgtggatactcacatatattttaaaaatatatcttataaatttttaaaataaaataataaaaagtatataaaatataatataaattaaattaaatataaattaaaatataatttcaattaaatttaaactaataaaaatataaattaataataattttaattaaatttaattttaaattttgtaaatgatGAATATCTACGTATACAAATATAAACGGATATTATgctattaattaataataaatagttatacACACTAAATATTTATCgtaaattttatctaaaaatattcACATGTTTTTCACATTCTCAAAGAGCAACATCCTCTTGTACTCTTCTACTGTTAGGTTAAAATCTCAACTAAAGTATATAAGAAAAGACTTAAAGATTTAGATTGATACCTTATAAGCATATGCACATCAATGCAATAGAGTAAAAGTATATAAACAAGGAAACACAAGCTGAAAAAGAGTTCCTAAATCTAGAGAAGCCATGGGCGACTGGAGTCTCAACCAGGAATTGGTGGATggattggaaaagaaaaaactttctaccacaaaaaaaaaatagtaaaaaggagccattaaaaaaataaaataagaatgcaCTTATGCACCCAACTTAACAAGGATTAGAAATTCTAATTTCCAAATTTGTTTGCCTTCACACGAACCAAGGTTGCAGAATGAAAAGATAGCTTATTTCATGTTTCGTGCGTGCTCTCATCAGAGGAGTTGGTCGATGAATGCAGAGAATAATCGAAACATTTCTTATTGAAATTATTCCCATTATCAAATTTGGGAAACAACAAACAAAGGACGCACAATCATTTTTTGTTTATGATGACagataaatcaaataatttccCCAAGTGCCAAACAATTCCAAGATAAAATAAGGTTGTATCTCTGATAATTCAAGGTGGGATCTCATGAGTGTAATCGCATATCAGTTATTATGTGTTTCTATTTGCATTTTCATACTGctctttatttcaaattatgttcAAAGATAAGAAAGTCACTCTTTGTCGTTTTAAACTCAACACACATAtgcatattttttctattatataattaatatgattttttttctattttcctaatgtaaaaaagaaaaaccgaGAAATATGATTTTACTAATATATTAAGAAGTAATGTTGATAGAAACCACAAAATAGGTATGGACGTTGGATCTTCAGATGCAATGGTTCCTCCTcgaattaattcattaaatctTAAGATATTCGACATTTAATAAATTCGAAACACAAAGTTTGAACCACAGAATTTATTTAAGTTGAAGAACGTGTTTTATACTAATTTCTAACTTCATATAAGACTTGTGAATTGATGAAACAAATATGAAtagaatttaaaagaaattaataaactaaagatcaaaatataaaaaatgaaattaaagtatattttaaacttttcttatttgaatttatCTTATAAAGTAAACACTTTATACAAAAtagtgtttatttatttttatttttgtaatttatgcTACTAGTCTTAGTTAAGTAATCTCTCCCGCTTTATTTAATAAGTCATAAATAAGAGATTTAAAACACGtcataaacaataattaagatatttaaaatatattaaatattttaatttaatcttaaaggttaaccgaaaaataaataaaaaagttaacaaattaGGTCAATTAATTACTTTCGGCCAAACTAATTTATCAATTATGTTTAGCTTTAAACTCGATTTACGATTAAAtagtatacatatttttttttaaatcatgaaTTGTTACTCACagtaaagttattattttatataatatttatttcgaaacttatattttaattaactgaTGATGTAAGAATCTGCATTGacataatgaaaattaaacagTAATTTTATTATTGGCTTTAATATTTTCAGacatgataatatttttaaataaattcgtTGATTGGTAAATGTTCAAAGCTAATATAAAAAAGTGGTTAAACGGCAGAAAGGATGGTTGAGTCTGGGTGGTTATGGTGAGTGTGTGTTAACTTGGATTGCATCGAAAGTGGAAATGGTGAAGTCAAAGAGATTTGAAGGAAAGGTGGTGATTGTGACGGCTTCCACGCAAGGAAT contains:
- the LOC108333547 gene encoding small ribosomal subunit protein S13, mitochondrial, which codes for MFGSARIFSDVALRLRQNLSLRGVRVQNINIGGGMGGEIPDNKRLEYALQHLHGIGRSKAHHIVCELGVENKFVKDLSKRELYSIRELLAKYLIGNDLKKCVERDVVRLVGIQCYRGIRHVDNLPCRGQRTHTNARTRRSRKTFSGSR
- the LOC108332607 gene encoding EH domain-containing protein 1 isoform X1, translating into MKAVSDWIDSCSKEQLTTYQEWFILADSDGDGRISGNDATKFFALSNLSRSQLKQVWAIADAKRQGFLGFQEFVIAMQLVALAQAGYDINSDILKAEINKENIKSPVMEGLDGLIDQTKNLTLHSQPEAFGTAQPQPLPLNSWAAPKSVKKLPLNAVTSIIDGLKRLYVEKLKPLEVTYQFNDFVSPLLTDSDFDAKPMVMLLGQYSTGKTTFIKHMLRCNYPGAHIGPEPTTDRFVVVMSGSDERSIPGNTVAVDAAMPFSGLTTFGGSFLSKFQCSQLPHPLLDEITFVDTPGVLSGEKQRTQRSYDFTGVISWFAAKCDLILLLFDPHKLDISDEFKRVIGSLHGHDDKIRVVLNKADQIDTQQLMRVYGALMWSLGKVLNTPEVMRVYIGSFNDKPINEGFVGPLGQELFEKEQNDLLADLVDIPRKACDSRINEFVKRARSAKIHAYLISHLRNEMPAMMGKAKAQQRLIENLEDEFKKVQRQFHLPAGDFPDVEHFREILSSYSIDKFEKLKPKMIQAVDDMLGYEIPELLKKFRNPYD
- the LOC108332607 gene encoding EH domain-containing protein 1 isoform X2, with product MKAVSDWIDSCSKEQLTTYQEWFILADSDGDGRISGNDATKFFALSNLSRSQLKQVWAIADAKRQGFLGFQEFVIAMQLVALAQAGYDINSDILKAEINKENIKSPVMEGLDGLIDTKNLTLHSQPEAFGTAQPQPLPLNSWAAPKSVKKLPLNAVTSIIDGLKRLYVEKLKPLEVTYQFNDFVSPLLTDSDFDAKPMVMLLGQYSTGKTTFIKHMLRCNYPGAHIGPEPTTDRFVVVMSGSDERSIPGNTVAVDAAMPFSGLTTFGGSFLSKFQCSQLPHPLLDEITFVDTPGVLSGEKQRTQRSYDFTGVISWFAAKCDLILLLFDPHKLDISDEFKRVIGSLHGHDDKIRVVLNKADQIDTQQLMRVYGALMWSLGKVLNTPEVMRVYIGSFNDKPINEGFVGPLGQELFEKEQNDLLADLVDIPRKACDSRINEFVKRARSAKIHAYLISHLRNEMPAMMGKAKAQQRLIENLEDEFKKVQRQFHLPAGDFPDVEHFREILSSYSIDKFEKLKPKMIQAVDDMLGYEIPELLKKFRNPYD